Proteins encoded in a region of the Triticum dicoccoides isolate Atlit2015 ecotype Zavitan chromosome 3A, WEW_v2.0, whole genome shotgun sequence genome:
- the LOC119271951 gene encoding pentatricopeptide repeat-containing protein At5g66520-like, translating to MAYVRASILEENMPPLRDEMVAVRRYAELLSRHRGGADARPVARIQAALVTSGLLRRSAELHDALIRALAGSGTPHAALPLYAHLIRAGLLPTPHTLPSFLKSLALSPAVPGARRLALAVHAHAVRLGLTGFLLVNNALIRVHAGLLGRLPDAHLLLRASAAVDASTFNTLITAHARAGRVADARSLFDEMPERNAVSWSAMVNGYVQAGDGREALGVFSQMQAQGVRPDDTVLVGVLAACAQLGALEQGKWVHGYLRANNIRITVFLGTALVDMYAKCGEVQLGMEVFEGMKDKNVLAWTTMIKGLAMHGRGSDSLTLFSQMESSGVKPDDIAFIGALCACTHTGLVDKGRELFNSMVSNYGIKPKIEHYGCMVDLLARNGLLSEARDMVEKMPMKPDALIWGALMAGCRFHKNVELAEYVIKHWIELEPDKSGAYVLLGNIYSASGRHASAREIRHLMREKGVEKTPGCSNVEIKGVIHQFIVGDLSHPRIKDILTKWYEIDSRIRLEEGYMPDKKEVLLDIEEEEMEGALSRHSEKLAIAFALISTDDYMPIRIVKNLRVCQDCHHVTKLISKIYGREIIVRDRTRFHLFKDGTCSCKDYW from the coding sequence CCATTTTAGAGGAAAACATGCCACCACTACGTGATGAGATGGTGGCCGTCCGGCGGTACGCGGAGCTGCTGTCGCGGCACCGCGGCGGCGCGGACGCGCGGCCGGTCGCGCGGATCCAGGCGGCCCTGGTCACGTCGGGCCTGCTCCGGCGCAGCGCGGAGCTCCACGACGCGCTCATCCGGGCGCTCGCGGGCTCCGGGACGCCGCACGCCGCGCTGCCGCTCTACGCCCACCTCATCCGCGCGGGCCTCCTCCCCACCCCGCACACCCTCCCCTCCTTCCTCAAGTCGCTCGCCCTCTCCCCGGCCGTCCCGGGCGCGCGCCGCCTCGCGCTCGCCGTCCACGCCCACGCCGTCAGGCTCGGCCTCACGGGGTTCCTCCTCGTGAACAACGCGCTCATCCGCGTCCACgcgggcctgctcggccgcctcccCGACGCGCACCTGCTGCTGCGCGCCTCGGCCGCCGTcgacgcctccacgttcaacacgctCATCACGGCGCACGCGAGGGCTGGCCGAGTCGCCGACGCCCGCTcgctgttcgacgaaatgcccgagAGGAATGCCGTGTCCTGGAGCGCCATGGTGAATGGGTACGTGCAGGCTGGGGACGGGAGGGAGGCGCTGGGGGTGTTCTCTCAGATGCAGGCCCAAGGTGTCCGCCCGGACGACACGGTTCTCGTCGGGGTGCTTGCCGCGTGCGCGCAGCTGGGGGCTCTGGAGCAGGGGAAGTGGGTGCATGGTTACCTCAGAGCAAACAATATCAGGATCACCGTGTTCCTGGGCACTGCGTTGGTTGATATGTATGCCAAATGTGGTGAGGTGCAGCTTGGAATGGAGGTGTTTGAGGGAATGAAGGACAAGAATGTGCTGGCCTGGACTACCATGATAAAGGGCCTGGCTATGCACGGCCGCGGCTCAGACTCCTTGACACTCTTCTCCCAAATGGAGAGCTCAGGTGTGAAGCCGGATGACATTGCCTTCATTGGTGCTCTCTGTGCGTGCACACACACTGGGTTAGTTGACAAGGGTCGGGAGCTTTTCAATTCCATGGTGAGCAACTATGGTATTAAACCAAAGATTGAGCATTATGGATGCATGGTAGACCTCCTGGCACGGAATGGCTTGCTGAGTGAGGCCAGAGACATGGTTGAGAAAATGCCCATGAAACCGGATGCCTTAATCTGGGGAGCTCTAATGGCTGGCTGTAGGTTTCACAAGAATGTGGAGTTGGCTGAGTATGTTATAAAGCACTGGATTGAACTGGAGCCAGACAAAAGTGGTGCTTATGTACTTTTAGGTAACATATATTCTGCCTCTGGTAGGCATGCGTCCGCGAGGGAAATTAGGCACCTGATGCGTGAGAAGGGAGTTGAGAAGACACCTGGATGTAGCAATGTGGAGATTAAAGGAGTTATCCACCAGTTCATTGTTGGGGATCTGTCTCATCCTCGCATAAAAGATATTTTGACAAAGTGGTATGAGATAGATAGTAGGATAAGGCTGGAGGAAGGTTACATGCCTGACAAGAAAGAAGTTTTGCTTGACATTGAAGAAGAAGAGATGGAAGGTGCACTCAGCCGCCACAGTGAGAAGCTGGCAATTGCATTTGCTTTGATAAGTACAGATGATTATATGCCCATTCGGATTGTCAAGAACCTCAGAGTCTGCCAAGATTGCCATCATGTCACCAAACTTATATCCAAAATATATGGGAGAGAAATTATTGTTAGAGACCGAACACGTTTCCATTTGTTTAAAGATGGCACCTGTTCGTGCAAGGACTATTGGTAG
- the LOC119271231 gene encoding receptor like protein 22-like, with protein sequence MLSIVDEEDDTILTSLPNVNYLELASCNLTKIPRALRYLGGVISLDLSNNQINGVIPSWVWESWKDQLKFLNLSHNMFTSLEKSPSLLHMPYLSILDLSFNRIQGNIPIPVTLYFSPIFVTYNEVLLDYSNNNFSSILDKFGKYVQNVTYLKLSKNKLTGHVSSSICSASKLTILDLSYNNFSGSIPSCLIGSGNLKILKLRENQFEGMLPEDIREGCTFKTIDLNGNQIEGNLPRSLLNCQDLELFDVGNNQIVGSFPSWLGALPQLRVLVLRSNQLNGTIWDIKADRTINKYFSTLQILDLASNNFSGNVPKGWFNELNAMMENVNDEGQVVGQQTNLPNGFYQDTVTVTFKDLKLIFTKILTTFKVIDFSHNSFDGSIPESIGRLASLHGLNMSYNNFTGQIPSQFSNLSQLESLDLSRNHITGEIPHELTSLTSLGCLDLSYNNLSGRIPQGNQFSTFSDNSFEGNADLCGVPLSKECESQNSVSPSEVAPPEYESLWQDKLGVILLFAFVGLGFGVGFALAFLLRMYCGMEGWVSKQS encoded by the coding sequence ATGCTATCAATTGTGGACGAAGAAGATGACACTATATTAACCTCTCTCCCTAACGTCAACTACCTAGAACTTGCATCTTGCAACCTCACCAAAATTCCTCGAGCACTGAGATATCTAGGTGGAGTTATAAGCCTCGACCTTTCTAATAATCAAATTAATGGGGTTATACCAAGTTGGGTATGGGAGAGTTGGAAGGACCAGCTTAAATTTTTGAACCTCTCCCATAACATGTTTACTAGTTTGGAGAAATCTCCTTCTCTTCTTCATATGCCATATTTATCCATCCTCGATCTTAGTTTTAATAGAATTCAAGGAAACATACCAATACCAGTAACATTATACTTCTCACCAATATTCGTCACATACAATGAAGTTTTGTTGGACTACTCAAACAACAACTTCTCTTCCATTCTAGACAAATTTGGAAAGTATGTTCAAAACGTCACCTATCTCAAATTGTCCAAGAATAAATTAACTGGTCATGTATCATCATCCATTTGTAGTGCTAGCAAACTAACTATCCTAGACTTATCTTACAACAATTTTAGTGGTTCGATCCCATCATGTCTAATAGGAAGTGGAAATTTGAAAATATTGAAACTAAGAGAAAATCAATTCGAAGGAATGCTACCTGAAGATATTAGAGAAGGATGTACGTTTAAAACAATAGATTTGAATGGAAACCAAATTGAAGGTAATTTACCAAGATCACTATTAAATTGTCAGGACCTAGAGCTTTTTGATGTTGGCAATAATCAGATTGTCGGTTCTTTTCCATCTTGGTTGGGTGCTCTTCCACAGCTTCGAGTTCTTGTATTAAGATCCAACCAACTCAATGGTACAATATGGGATATTAAAGCTGACCGTACAATCAATAAATACTTCTCAACTTTGCAAATACTTGATTTGGCCTCCAACAACTTCTCTGGAAACGTACCAAAAGGATGGTTTAATGAACTgaatgcaatgatggaaaatgtcaATGATGAGGGACAGGTTGTAGGGCAGCAAACAAACCTGCCAAATGGATTCTATCAAGATACTGTCACTGTGACATTCAAAGATCTCAAGCTTATTTTCACCAAGATATTGACCACTTTCAAAGTGATTGATTTTTCACATAACTCGTTTGATGGTTCTATTCCGGAGTCAATTGGGAGGCTTGCTTCACTGCATGGACTCAACATGTCATACAATAACTTCACGGGGCAAATCCCATCTCAGTTCAGCAACTTGTCTCAGCTGGAGtcattggatctatctcggaaccatATCACAGGGGAAATACCACATGAGTTAACCTCACTTACCTCCCTTGGATGTCTGGATCTTTCATACAACAACTTGTCTGGAAGAATCCCGCAAGGCAACCAGTTCTCAACATTTTCTGACAATTCATTTGAAGGCAATGCAGACCTCTGTGGAGTTCCACTCTCCAAAGAATGTGAAAGTCAAAACTCAGTTTCTCCAAGTGAAGTGGCTCCTCCAGAATATGAAAGCTTGTGGCAGGACAAACTCGGTGTTATCCTTTTGTTTGCTTTTGTTGGCTTGGGATTTGGAGTCGGCTTTGCATTGGCATTCTTGTTGCGGATGTATTGTGGTATGGAAGGATGGGTCAGCAAGCAATCATGA